One Mycolicibacterium goodii genomic region harbors:
- a CDS encoding PaaI family thioesterase, translated as MSDPIPDAEAEHDRALYEPLTQSVRHLVDLTIRSEADDDAVRRAHELIDEAAALLGSRVTPGSFGVRTDAAGHPMPWGNVAIGLRNPIAPPLDVRRDADGRATADLVLGAPYEGPPGQVHGGVCALVLDHVLGATAHHRHQTAFTGTLTIRYVRPTWLGPLRAEAWVDREEGSKTFAVGHLLGPDGEVTAHAEGVFIRPRSAR; from the coding sequence GTGAGCGATCCGATCCCGGATGCCGAGGCCGAACACGATCGCGCGCTGTACGAGCCGTTGACACAGAGCGTGCGCCACCTGGTCGACCTGACGATCCGCAGTGAGGCCGACGACGACGCCGTGCGTCGAGCACATGAACTCATCGACGAGGCCGCCGCCTTGCTCGGCTCCCGTGTGACACCCGGTTCGTTCGGGGTACGCACCGACGCCGCAGGTCACCCCATGCCGTGGGGCAACGTGGCCATCGGGTTGCGCAACCCCATCGCCCCGCCACTGGACGTACGCCGGGACGCCGACGGACGCGCGACAGCCGACCTGGTGCTCGGCGCGCCGTATGAGGGACCGCCCGGTCAGGTGCACGGCGGGGTGTGTGCATTGGTGCTCGATCACGTGCTCGGCGCCACCGCGCATCACCGTCACCAGACGGCGTTCACCGGCACCCTCACGATCCGCTATGTGCGGCCCACCTGGCTGGGTCCGCTGCGGGCCGAGGCGTGGGTCGACCGGGAAGAGGGCTCGAAAACCTTTGCCGTAGGCCACCTTCTCGGACCCGACGGCGAGGTCACCGCGCACGCGGAAGGCGTTTTCATCCGCCCCAGATCGGCCCGCTGA
- a CDS encoding MCE family protein — MITRFIRTQLIIFTITSVVALAMMVFSYLQAPVLFGIGRITVTLELPSTGGLYRFSNVTYRGIEVGKVTDVRPTRSGALATLSLQTSPRVPADLQADVRSVSAVGEQYVDLRPRTDNAPYLQDGSVITAANTSVPQKVGPMLDQMSALVDSIPSGQLGGLLDESFKALNGSGHELGALFDSSARLASDLHASADTTRTLIDDSRPLLDGQAASVDAIRTWARSLAGITRQVADDDPQIRTIVQTGSGAADEAARLLDQVKPTLPVLLANLVTVGQIGVTYNPSIEQLLVLLPPYLAATQSYGSSLNNPTGMALSEFSLTLGDPPACTVGFLPPSEWRSPADLTDVDTPDGLYCKLPQDSPIGVRGARNFPCMGQPGKRAPTVEICESDRPFEPLAMRQHVTGPYPIDPNLIAQGVPPDDRVTLDDQIYGPVEGTPVDGGALPVAPSAHTAGDGPSVAIATYDPETGRYATPDGQVRHQADLATPGAQNWEDLLPR, encoded by the coding sequence ATGATCACCCGGTTCATCCGCACCCAGCTGATCATCTTCACCATCACCTCGGTGGTGGCGTTGGCGATGATGGTGTTCAGCTACCTGCAGGCGCCCGTGCTGTTCGGAATCGGCCGCATCACCGTGACATTGGAGTTGCCGTCCACCGGCGGGCTGTACCGGTTCTCCAACGTCACCTACCGCGGCATCGAGGTGGGCAAGGTGACCGACGTGCGTCCCACGCGTTCCGGGGCGCTCGCCACGCTGTCGCTGCAGACGTCCCCCAGGGTTCCGGCCGACCTGCAGGCGGACGTCCGCAGCGTGTCCGCGGTCGGTGAGCAGTATGTCGACCTGCGGCCCCGGACCGACAACGCGCCGTATCTGCAGGACGGCTCGGTCATCACGGCTGCGAACACCTCGGTTCCGCAGAAGGTGGGGCCGATGCTCGATCAGATGAGCGCCCTGGTCGACAGCATCCCGTCGGGTCAGCTCGGCGGCCTGCTCGATGAATCCTTCAAAGCCCTCAACGGATCCGGGCACGAACTGGGCGCACTGTTCGATTCCTCGGCGCGGCTCGCATCCGACCTGCACGCGTCTGCCGACACCACACGCACCCTGATCGACGACAGCAGGCCACTGCTCGACGGTCAGGCCGCGAGTGTCGATGCGATCCGCACCTGGGCGCGCAGCCTCGCCGGCATCACCCGGCAGGTGGCCGATGATGATCCACAGATCCGCACCATCGTGCAAACCGGTTCGGGCGCGGCCGACGAGGCGGCGAGACTGCTGGACCAGGTCAAGCCGACGCTGCCGGTGCTACTGGCCAACCTGGTCACGGTCGGACAGATCGGGGTGACCTACAACCCGTCGATCGAACAACTCCTGGTGCTGCTACCGCCGTACCTGGCGGCCACCCAGTCCTACGGTTCGTCGCTGAACAATCCGACCGGCATGGCGCTGTCGGAGTTCAGCCTGACCCTCGGCGATCCTCCGGCGTGCACGGTCGGGTTCCTGCCGCCCTCGGAGTGGCGGTCACCGGCCGATCTGACCGATGTCGACACCCCGGACGGGCTGTACTGCAAACTTCCGCAGGACTCACCGATCGGTGTGCGCGGCGCGAGGAACTTCCCCTGCATGGGACAACCGGGCAAGCGGGCTCCGACGGTCGAGATCTGTGAGAGCGACCGGCCTTTCGAACCGCTCGCGATGCGTCAGCACGTGACGGGTCCGTACCCGATCGATCCCAACCTGATCGCCCAGGGCGTGCCGCCGGATGACCGGGTCACGCTGGACGACCAGATCTACGGCCCGGTCGAGGGAACACCTGTCGACGGCGGCGCGTTGCCGGTGGCGCCCAGTGCCCACACCGCAGGTGACGGTCCCTCGGTCGCGATTGCCACCTATGACCCTGAGACGGGGCGGTACGCGACGCCTGACGGCCAGGTGCGGCACCAAGCGGATCTGGCGACGCCGGGCGCGCAGAACTGGGAAGACCTGCTCCCCAGGTGA
- a CDS encoding FAD-binding protein codes for MPDQRSESGRFDIVVDVLVAGSGGGVAGAYTAAREGLSVLLVEATDKFGGTTAYSGGGGMWFPCNPVLERAGTDDTLDEALKYFHAVVGDRTPRDLQDAYVIGGAAFIAYLEQDHSFEFAVLPWPDYYGSVPGARNDGYRHIVPKPLPDSALGPYRGWVRGPLDTERLGAPAPDTLSGGRALVGRFLAALDKLPNADCWREAPLTELIADGGRVLGAIVERGGERLRVCARRGVLLASGGFEQNADMRSRYGVPGRAADTMGGPGSTGAAHRAAMAVGADVDLMDQAWWSPGLTHPDGRSAFALWFTGGIFVDQDGRRFVNESAPYDRLGREVIQRLESGHLRLPYWMVYDSRAGDVPPIGATNVSMVDPAEYRAAGLWRSAQTISGLAEEIGVPADALEATIQRFNKMAASGHDDDFGRGDEAYDRVFTGGASPLVPIDTPPYHAAAFGLSDLGTKGGLRTDARARVLGRDGEPIPGLYAAGNTMAAVSGTTYPGGGNPIGASMLFSHFAALDMATEVTTA; via the coding sequence ATGCCCGACCAAAGGTCTGAGTCCGGCCGGTTCGACATCGTGGTCGATGTGCTGGTGGCAGGTTCCGGTGGCGGAGTGGCCGGTGCGTATACCGCTGCCCGGGAGGGTCTTTCGGTACTGCTGGTAGAGGCCACCGACAAGTTCGGCGGCACCACGGCGTACTCCGGTGGTGGCGGCATGTGGTTTCCCTGCAACCCGGTGCTCGAACGGGCCGGAACCGACGACACCCTCGACGAGGCGTTGAAGTACTTCCACGCTGTCGTCGGCGACCGGACTCCGCGGGATCTGCAGGACGCCTACGTGATCGGCGGGGCCGCCTTCATCGCCTATCTCGAGCAGGATCACAGTTTCGAGTTCGCCGTGCTGCCCTGGCCGGACTACTACGGTTCGGTGCCGGGCGCCCGCAACGACGGGTACCGCCACATCGTCCCGAAACCGCTGCCCGACAGCGCTTTGGGCCCGTACCGAGGGTGGGTGCGGGGCCCACTCGACACCGAACGCCTCGGCGCGCCCGCACCCGACACGCTGAGCGGCGGCCGCGCACTCGTCGGCCGGTTCCTGGCCGCCCTGGACAAGCTCCCCAACGCCGACTGTTGGCGTGAGGCCCCGCTGACCGAGCTGATCGCCGACGGTGGCCGGGTGCTCGGCGCCATCGTGGAACGCGGCGGTGAGCGTCTACGCGTGTGCGCCCGGCGAGGGGTGCTGCTGGCGTCCGGCGGATTCGAGCAGAACGCCGACATGCGTAGCCGTTACGGAGTGCCGGGCCGCGCTGCAGACACCATGGGTGGCCCGGGCAGCACAGGTGCCGCCCACCGCGCGGCGATGGCGGTGGGTGCGGATGTCGACCTGATGGATCAGGCGTGGTGGTCACCGGGCCTGACACACCCCGACGGCCGTTCCGCGTTCGCGCTGTGGTTCACCGGCGGCATCTTCGTCGACCAGGACGGTAGGCGGTTCGTCAATGAATCCGCGCCGTACGACCGGTTGGGTCGTGAGGTGATCCAGCGACTCGAATCGGGGCACCTGAGACTGCCGTACTGGATGGTGTACGACAGCCGGGCCGGTGATGTGCCGCCGATCGGCGCCACCAACGTGTCGATGGTCGATCCGGCCGAGTACCGTGCGGCGGGACTCTGGCGTTCTGCCCAGACGATTTCGGGTCTCGCGGAAGAGATCGGTGTTCCCGCCGACGCTCTCGAAGCCACCATCCAGCGCTTCAACAAGATGGCCGCCAGCGGCCACGACGACGACTTCGGCCGCGGCGACGAGGCATACGACCGGGTGTTCACCGGCGGGGCCTCGCCGCTGGTTCCGATCGACACGCCGCCCTACCATGCGGCCGCCTTCGGACTGTCCGATCTCGGGACGAAAGGCGGACTACGCACCGACGCCCGCGCCCGCGTCCTCGGGCGCGACGGCGAGCCGATTCCGGGCCTGTACGCCGCCGGCAACACCATGGCCGCCGTGAGCGGTACGACCTACCCCGGCGGCGGCAATCCGATCGGGGCGTCGATGCTGTTCAGTCACTTCGCGGCGCTCGACATGGCGACGGAAGTCACCACGGCGTGA
- a CDS encoding PadR family transcriptional regulator, producing the protein MTDAADTPLGELNVSPTGWALLGMLSGGDELSGYDIKKWINWAIQFFYSSPAYSQIYSELKRLERLGLVSSRVDAGARSRRMYKITDAGLSAVTRWANEEAVEPPTLKHNPVLRVMLGHLLKPGRLREVLAEHAAYADRMHQAAATEVRWTEDQPAWSYAGLALKWSERYYAAERELALQMIKDLDAVEVQIAQAGAQNIEFPVREYWYEVERRIAAEESDETPPGGDRPD; encoded by the coding sequence GTGACAGATGCCGCCGACACCCCGCTCGGTGAGCTGAACGTGTCGCCCACCGGATGGGCGTTGCTGGGCATGCTCTCCGGCGGTGACGAACTGTCCGGTTACGACATCAAGAAGTGGATCAACTGGGCCATCCAGTTCTTCTACTCCAGCCCCGCGTACAGCCAGATCTATTCCGAACTGAAGCGACTGGAGCGGCTCGGCCTGGTGAGCTCGCGTGTCGACGCGGGCGCCCGCAGCCGGCGGATGTACAAGATCACCGATGCCGGACTGTCCGCCGTGACCCGCTGGGCCAACGAGGAGGCCGTCGAGCCACCCACGCTCAAGCACAACCCGGTGTTGCGGGTAATGCTGGGCCACTTGCTGAAACCGGGCCGCCTGCGGGAGGTCCTCGCCGAGCACGCCGCCTACGCCGACCGCATGCATCAGGCCGCCGCCACCGAGGTCCGCTGGACCGAAGACCAGCCCGCCTGGTCGTATGCGGGGCTGGCGCTGAAGTGGTCGGAGCGTTACTACGCCGCCGAACGCGAACTCGCGCTGCAGATGATCAAGGATCTCGACGCCGTCGAGGTGCAGATTGCGCAGGCGGGTGCGCAGAACATCGAGTTCCCGGTGCGCGAGTACTGGTACGAGGTCGAGCGCCGCATCGCGGCGGAGGAGTCGGACGAAACACCGCCCGGCGGAGATCGGCCCGACTGA